In Myxococcus stipitatus, the following are encoded in one genomic region:
- a CDS encoding metallophosphoesterase family protein, with translation MHIAVISDLHLGRRDSADHFGHEDSAFARFLRVLEGNFERIILLGDIFETLTCKTPGHQATELAAARAAHPELVRRFSEPQYHYIHGNHDLVAGAVLGAPEHLVLEADGVRILFTHGHHHDWVIRKARWLSEAAVWTGAWLRRMRLRAMFRMFQAIDARLMPARPDPARCTFQQWALARASDSAADIVVTGHTHQGMRVEHGSRLFLNSGTCSEGRFSFLSLDTRAGQYALHTHW, from the coding sequence ATGCACATCGCGGTGATTTCCGACCTGCATCTGGGCAGGCGCGACTCAGCAGACCATTTCGGTCACGAAGACTCCGCCTTCGCACGCTTCCTGCGTGTGCTGGAGGGCAACTTCGAGCGCATCATCCTGCTCGGCGACATCTTCGAGACGCTCACCTGCAAGACGCCGGGACACCAGGCGACGGAGCTTGCGGCCGCTCGCGCCGCCCACCCGGAGCTGGTGCGCCGATTCTCCGAGCCCCAGTACCACTACATCCACGGCAACCATGACCTCGTCGCCGGAGCGGTGCTCGGGGCCCCCGAACACCTGGTGCTCGAGGCCGACGGCGTGAGGATACTGTTCACCCACGGACACCACCACGACTGGGTCATCCGCAAGGCGCGCTGGTTGTCCGAGGCCGCCGTCTGGACGGGCGCGTGGCTGCGCCGCATGCGCCTGCGCGCGATGTTCCGCATGTTCCAGGCGATAGACGCCCGGCTCATGCCCGCACGGCCGGACCCGGCGCGGTGCACCTTCCAGCAGTGGGCGCTCGCCCGCGCCAGCGACAGCGCCGCGGACATCGTCGTCACCGGACACACCCACCAGGGCATGCGCGTGGAACATGGCAGCCGGCTGTTCCTCAACAGCGGAACGTGTTCGGAAGGCCGGTTCTCCTTCCTCAGCCTGGACACCCGCGCCGGACAGTACGCGCTGCACACGCACTGGTGA
- a CDS encoding protease produces the protein MTCGQMGRIALLTLAITGGGCASRKEESAPPMDSRPEESALKKTLECSLSGPSQVKAGEPVEVVFKLTNPTKQPLYVLKWHTPLEGIRNDIFTVTRAGSAAPLGYGGPMMKRGPPDASSYATIAPGESVEARVDLSPAYGLDQPGTYHIAFRGPLMDVATDAAKVPAMAGEFHDLEVKCPELDVTVS, from the coding sequence ATGACGTGTGGACAGATGGGCCGCATCGCGCTGCTGACCCTGGCCATCACCGGGGGCGGCTGTGCGTCGCGCAAGGAGGAGTCGGCGCCGCCGATGGATTCGCGGCCGGAGGAGAGCGCCTTGAAGAAGACGCTGGAGTGCTCGCTGAGCGGCCCTTCGCAGGTGAAGGCGGGAGAGCCGGTGGAGGTGGTGTTCAAGCTCACCAACCCCACGAAGCAGCCCCTGTACGTGCTCAAGTGGCACACGCCGCTGGAGGGCATCCGCAACGACATCTTCACCGTGACGCGCGCGGGCTCCGCGGCGCCGCTGGGCTACGGCGGGCCCATGATGAAGCGCGGGCCACCGGATGCGTCGTCCTACGCGACCATCGCCCCGGGTGAGTCCGTGGAGGCTCGCGTGGACCTGTCCCCCGCCTACGGGCTCGACCAGCCGGGCACGTACCACATCGCCTTCCGCGGTCCGCTGATGGACGTCGCCACGGACGCCGCGAAGGTCCCCGCCATGGCCGGTGAGTTCCACGACCTCGAGGTGAAGTGCCCCGAGCTCGACGTCACCGTCTCCTAG
- a CDS encoding NAD+ kinase has product MFEKILLVTRHTRLAGLVERFNTKKQAKFYVEHAGQDFDEFEREDSAYRRSVDTLRDSLGGGLPVQQVDRSLVPTFLFSGKELVVVAGQDGLVANTAKYVGAQPLVGVNPDPERFDGVLLPYDVAGARGAVRRVLEGRARYREVTLAEASLEDGQRLLGFNDVFIGARTHVSARYRLSHAGQEESQSSSGVLVSTGVGSSGWLSSVFTLARSLTERTGGVPGEPWRLSWEEARLAFVVREPFVSRSSSADIVGGFVTPEEELVLESRMPSGGVIFSDGMEDDFLVFGAGARAHIRPARQRARLVMD; this is encoded by the coding sequence ATGTTCGAGAAAATCCTCCTCGTCACCCGCCACACGCGGCTCGCGGGACTGGTGGAGCGCTTCAACACGAAGAAGCAGGCGAAGTTCTACGTGGAGCACGCGGGCCAGGACTTCGACGAGTTCGAGCGGGAGGACTCGGCCTACCGGCGCTCGGTGGACACTCTCCGCGACTCGCTGGGCGGAGGGCTGCCGGTGCAGCAGGTGGACCGGAGCCTGGTGCCCACCTTCCTCTTCAGCGGCAAGGAGTTGGTGGTCGTCGCCGGGCAGGACGGGCTGGTGGCGAACACCGCGAAGTACGTGGGCGCGCAGCCGCTGGTGGGCGTGAATCCGGACCCCGAGCGCTTCGACGGTGTGCTGCTTCCATACGATGTCGCGGGCGCGCGGGGCGCCGTGCGGCGCGTGCTGGAGGGCCGGGCCCGCTACCGCGAGGTCACCCTGGCGGAGGCCTCACTGGAAGATGGCCAGCGCCTCCTGGGCTTCAACGACGTGTTCATCGGCGCGCGCACGCACGTGTCGGCGCGCTACCGGCTGAGCCATGCGGGGCAGGAGGAGTCGCAGTCCTCCAGCGGGGTACTGGTGTCCACGGGCGTGGGCTCCAGCGGGTGGCTGTCCTCCGTCTTCACGCTGGCCCGGAGCCTCACCGAGCGCACCGGAGGTGTCCCCGGCGAGCCGTGGCGGCTGTCGTGGGAGGAGGCGCGGCTGGCCTTCGTGGTCCGCGAGCCCTTCGTCAGCCGCAGCTCGAGCGCGGACATCGTGGGCGGCTTCGTGACGCCGGAGGAGGAACTGGTGCTGGAGTCGAGGATGCCGTCCGGAGGCGTCATCTTCAGCGACGGGATGGAGGACGACTTCCTGGTGTTCGGCGCGGGGGCCCGCGCTCACATCCGTCCGGCCCGGCAGCGCGCGCGGCTGGTGATGGACTGA
- a CDS encoding SPFH domain-containing protein, with translation MSIGYMKATPTSYVMQFKGGKVVREGAGLSFFYWKPSATLVRVPLSSSDAPFAFNEVTRDFQAVTLQGQLTYRVADARKLASLLDYSLGASGRYQSDDPESLPERLVQVAQVRARTVVQRMSLREVLVSAQTLEAEVLASLATAESIRALGVEVMAFSLLSVKPTPEMARALEAEAREGLQRQADEAIYARRNAAVEQERRIKESELATELAVQERQRQIREAKMAGDIAVEEQRSALMERWTQNEKQAADARAYALEKTLAPVRGVDWKTLMAASASGGDPALNIALAFREMAENAHRIGELNVSPELLQSLMGAGGHKTQSPAPPSSKPTAR, from the coding sequence ATGAGCATCGGGTACATGAAGGCGACACCGACGTCGTACGTGATGCAGTTCAAGGGCGGGAAGGTGGTGCGGGAGGGGGCGGGGCTCTCGTTCTTCTACTGGAAGCCGTCCGCGACGCTGGTGCGCGTGCCGCTGTCGAGCTCCGACGCGCCCTTCGCCTTCAACGAGGTGACGCGCGACTTCCAGGCGGTGACGTTGCAGGGGCAGCTCACGTACCGGGTGGCGGACGCGCGGAAGCTCGCGTCGCTGCTGGACTACTCGCTGGGGGCCTCGGGGCGGTACCAGTCGGATGACCCGGAGTCGTTGCCGGAGCGGCTGGTGCAGGTGGCGCAGGTGCGGGCGCGCACGGTGGTGCAGCGGATGAGCCTGCGCGAGGTGCTGGTGAGCGCGCAGACCCTCGAAGCGGAGGTGCTGGCGTCGCTCGCGACGGCGGAGTCCATCCGGGCGCTGGGCGTGGAGGTGATGGCGTTCTCGCTCCTGTCGGTGAAGCCCACGCCGGAGATGGCGCGCGCGCTGGAGGCGGAGGCGCGCGAGGGCCTGCAACGCCAGGCGGACGAGGCCATCTACGCGCGGCGCAACGCGGCCGTGGAGCAGGAGCGCCGCATCAAGGAGAGCGAGCTGGCGACGGAGTTGGCCGTGCAGGAGCGCCAGCGGCAGATTCGCGAGGCGAAGATGGCGGGGGACATCGCGGTGGAGGAGCAGCGCTCGGCGCTGATGGAGCGCTGGACGCAGAACGAGAAGCAGGCCGCGGACGCGCGCGCCTACGCGCTGGAGAAGACGCTGGCGCCGGTGCGGGGCGTGGACTGGAAGACGCTGATGGCGGCGTCGGCGAGCGGCGGGGACCCCGCGTTGAACATCGCGCTGGCGTTCCGGGAGATGGCGGAGAACGCGCATCGCATCGGCGAATTGAACGTGTCGCCGGAGCTGCTGCAGTCGCTGATGGGGGCGGGGGGCCACAAGACGCAGTCGCCCGCGCCCCCCTCCTCGAAGCCGACCGCGCGGTAG